The Lycium ferocissimum isolate CSIRO_LF1 chromosome 10, AGI_CSIRO_Lferr_CH_V1, whole genome shotgun sequence genome window below encodes:
- the LOC132035533 gene encoding protein MICRORCHIDIA 5-like: MQNITLYKNRLIKPFWRVWNAAGSDGRGVIGALEANFVYPAHDKQGFERTIVLASLEARLQVMQKKYWSSNCHFIGYAKRRNVKNSIVSPDEKKPNACSVLKINSCSLFSSNVGPTNSGVECKTGLIHSSINEGQLGAGSIPRLRRVLESAAPRSFFNTSKTSNHV, from the coding sequence ATGCAAAACATCACATTGTACAAGAATAGGCTTATTAAACCTTTCTGGAGAGTGTGGAATGCTGCTGGGAGCGATGGTCGTGGTGTGATAGGCGCCTTAGAAGCTAATTTTGTTTATCCAGCTCATGATAAACAGGGTTTTGAGCGAACAATTGTCCTTGCTAGTCTCGAGGCACGCTTACAAGTTATGCAGAAGAAGTATTGGTCTTCAAACTGCCATTTCATTGGTTATGCTAAACGCCGCAATGTAAAGAACAGTATTGTCTCTCCTGATGAGAAAAAACCAAACGCTTGTTCTGTGCTTAAAATCAACTCATGTTCCCTGTTTAGCTCCAACGTAGGCCCTACAAACTCCGGAGTAGAATGTAAGACGGGACTCATTCATTCTTCAATTAATGAAGGACAGCTAGGTGCAGGAAGCATCCCACGTTTACGTAGGGTCCTGGAAAGTGCCGCCCCCAGATCATTTTTCAATACAAGCAAGACATCAAACCATGTATAG
- the LOC132034965 gene encoding uncharacterized protein LOC132034965, with amino-acid sequence MVVADRCGGSDDDDGGVVVDIIIMMEMVGMVATDSSGCQRWWLIVVVMVAVCNGRDMVSGGGGEGAAAWGVESGWVVGWGFGRVRVVIYGGKGGGVKEWLKLYNDSGGFDSRGAVFEIFSVALLLLLPDIPFILEAGLESKVLERSLNPLIQPVLYGAGMLGKSFVTPLLTFNSASCLSAPGCDSGSAAANSLVWYANCSTSVTSNVTRGSWSSNYPSKKWTLHSTATDNIALTEEEKKTWNNSRQALSALKFNPEEEDKILGKAFGHIHSPYWYEERKREVPRLEVVNEILDYLRSLSLTDDDLTKLLKKFPEVLGCSLEDEMKNNVEILAKQWGIEGKTLRKLLLRNPKVLGYNVDCKGDCVAKCTRCWARF; translated from the exons ATGGTAGTGGCGGATCGTTGTGGTGGTAGCGACGACGACGATGGTGGGGTGGTTGTGGATATAATTATAATGATGGAAATGGTAGGTATGGTAGCGACTGACAGTAGTGGTTGTCAGCGGTGGTGGTTGATAGTAGTGGTGATGGTGGCGGTTTGTAATGGCAGAGATATGGtcagtggtggtggtggggagGGGGCAGCGGCGTGGGGGGTGGAGAGTGGGTGGGTAGTGGGGTGGGGGTTTGGGAGGGTAAGGGTAGTTATATATGGTGGCAAAGGTGGTGGGGTTAAAGAGTGGTTGAAACTTTACAATGATAGCGGTGGTTTTGATAGCAGAGGTG CTGTTTTCGAAATTTTCTCTgttgctcttcttcttcttcttcctgaCATCCCATTCATTCTTGAAGCAGGGCTGGAATCTAAG GTCTTGGAACGTTCTCTAAATCCACTCATTCAACCTGTGCTTTATGGTGCAGGGATGCTAGGAAAATCATTTGTTACTCCTTTGCTGACCTTTAACTCTGCGTCATGCTTGTCCGCTCCTGGT TGTGATTCTGGCTCAGCAGCAGCAAACAGTCTAGTATGGTACGCAAATTGCTCGACTAGCGTTACATCTAATGTCACTAGGGGATCTTGGTCGTCCAATTATCCATCCAAGAAATGGACATTGCATTCAACAGCTACGGACAATATAGCATTAAccgaagaagagaagaaaacaTGGAACAATAGCAGACAAGCTCTTTCTGCATTAAAATTTAACCCAGAGGAAGAAGACAAAATATTAGGAAAAGCATTTGGCCACATACATTCGCCTTACTGGTATGAAGAACGGAAGAGAGAGGTTCCACGACTAGAAGTTGTGAATGAGATATTGGATTATTTAAGGAGTTTAAGCCTTACTGATGATGATCTCACTAAACTTCTCAAGAAATTCCCAGAAGTTCTTGGATGTAGccttgaagatgaaatgaaaaacaATGTCGAAATTTTGGCAAAGCAATGGGGAATTGAAGGTAAAACTCTGAGAAAGTTGCTTCTTCGAAATCCAAAAGTTTTAGGCTACAACGTTGATTGCAAAGGTGATTGTGTGGCTAAATGCACTCGCTGTTGGGCTCGGTTCTAA